The Deltaproteobacteria bacterium DNA segment CACCGAACCGCAATACGTGTTGCAGCAAAACGCCGGGCGCAGCCTCGCGGCGGTGTCCGCTCTCTCGATCCTCCCGATTCGTGGTGTGGCGATCGGCGGCGGGACGCAGTTCTACGACAACACGTCGGGCCAGATCGACGCGACGGTCGATGCCGCGGGGCGCGTGGACGCGACCGTTGGAGAGGAGCTCACCACCACCTTTTCACCGATCGCGGGGCTGATTCTCTCGCCCGCCGCGTGGTTCGAAGCGATGCCCGACGTGCGCCTCGCGTTCGTGTTCCGCGACAAATTCGCGACGACCTACGAGATCCCCGTCAACTCGTACATCGGCGACATCCCGCTCGAAGTCGGCATTCGCGCCACGAGCCTCTACACGCCGCGCCACTACGTCGTCGGGTTCGCGCACGTCGCGCCGCGCTGGACCGCGGAGATCGACGCGATCCACTTCGAGTGGTCGAAGTATCCCGATCCGAATCTCGACATCCAGGCCGAGTTCACCATCCCGATCCTGCCGATTTCGTTTCAGGATTCGCAATCGATCGACCCGGACTTTCACGACACGACGAGCGTGCGCGCCGGCGGCGAGTGGACGTTCGTCTCGCGCGATCGATGGGACGCCCGGGCTCGCGCCGGTTACGCGTGGGAGCCGTCGCCGGTGCCCGCGCAGACGGGTGAGACGAACTACCTCGACGGCGACCGGCACGTGGGCGCGGCGGGCGTCGCGATTGGCTGGCGCGACGCCGACGGCCGCGCGTCGCGCGTCGATGTGGGCGGCCAATACCACGCGGTCGTGCCGCGTAAGTTCCAAAAGAACTCGGGCGTGGACGCGGACAACCCCGGCTACCCGAAGCTTGGCGTCGGCGGCGCGCTCTGGGCGGCGGGCGTGTCGTTCACCGCTTCGTTCGACATCGAGGGGATCGCGCCATGAGGATGCGCCGCGCGATCGGGCTCTCGATTCTTCTCGCCGCGTTCGGCGTCGCGACAAACGCGTCCGCGAACCCCTTCGACACCTTCGGCGCGGGCACGCGGGCGATCGGCATGGGCGGCGCGTACACCGCCGTCTCCGACGACATCGCGGGTCTGTACCACAATCCCGGCGCGTTGATTCAGATGAGCGGGCTCGACATCGAACTCGCCTACCACCACGCGTCGCCGCGCCTGCGCATCGCCGATCGCGACATCGATTCCGACGAAAACTCCGGCGTGCAATTCGGCCTGATTCTCACGCAGCGTCTCGCCGGGCGACGCCTGGCCTTTGGCGCCAACGTGTTCCTTCCCGACGACCATGTGATCCGCTTTCAGATGCTGCCCCGACGGCAGGCGCAGTACGTGATGTTCACGAACGACAACCACGTGCTCGTCGTCAACGCGGGCGGCGGCTACGAGATCATCGAGGGGCGTCTGGGTCTCGGCGCGGGGCTCTCGGTGGTCGGCGACAACACGGGCGGCGTCGATCTCACGCTGCGCGAGGACGAGCCCTCCGCCGGATCGCTGGACACGAAACTCAAGCTCATCGCGCGGCCGATCGTCGGCATCTGGGGCCGGCCCTCCCCCGCGTGGCGCGTGGGATTTTGCTATCGCGAAAAGACCGACGTGAAGCTCGACCTGCCCAACAACATCCACGTGCCCGAACTCGGCGTCTTCGAGGACAACCGCTGGAACGTGCTGGCCGAGTCGGAGATCACGCTCATCGCGCGCAGCTACTCGCACTTTTCGCCGCGCATGTTCGCGCTCGGCGTGGCGTTCGACGCACTCCCGCGCACGACCATCACACTCGACGAGACGTGGCGACAGTGGTCGCAGTACCATGACCCCACGGTGCGGCTGAAACTGCGCATCGACGGCGGGCTCGGCCAGATCGTCGAAATCGAGCGCCAGCCGCCGCTCGAATCCGCGAACTTCCACGACATCTTCGTCACGGCCCTCGGTGTCGAGGGTCGGCCGATCGAGCGACCCGGCGCGACGCTCGCCGTGCGCGGCGGCTACATCTATTCGCCCACACCCGCCCCGCATCAGCACGGCCCCACGAATCTGGTCGATACCACCTCGAACACGGTCTCGGTGGGCGTCGGATTCACGGCGAAGGACCCCCTCGACGCCATCGACGAGTGGAGCCTGAACACTTACGGCCGCGTGATGTTTCTCCAGGAGCAAACGGTCGAGAAATCGTCCGACGACGACCCGGTCGGCGACTACACTTTCGGCGGATACGTCCCCGGATTCGGCGCGTCGATCACCGCGAAATTTTAGGGCATCCGCCCCGCCGATCGGCGTATTTTGTTGACGCCCCCGAGCGGATATGGTGGAGTGCGACGCGCGTCGGCCTCGCCGATTTTCGCCGTTCGTTTTTTCCCGCCAAAGAGGGTTTTGCCATGAAGGATCCGCGCCTTTCCGAACTCGCCCGGGTGCTCGTCGACTACTCCTGCAAGGTCAAACGCGGCGATGTCGTCATGATCACGGCGATCGGTGTCGACACGCTGCCGCTCGTCAAGGAGATCCACAAGCTGGCGCTGCTGCGCGGCGCGGACTGCGTGGATTACGAGTTCATCGATCAGGAAATCACGCGCGACTTTTACAACCTCGCCGACAAGCGCCAGATCGCGTGGTTCCCCCAGCACAAGCTCGACTTCATGAAGAAGGTGACGTGCTACATCGCGGTGCGCGGCTCGGACAACTCGATGGTGTTCGCCAACGCCGACCAGCGCAACATTTCGGAGCGCTCGAAGGTGATGCACCCGATCCTCGACCAGCG contains these protein-coding regions:
- a CDS encoding outer membrane protein transport protein, translated to MPTGERARGRAIMGILCAFAIAVAWGVAAPSARADALFTYGLAPSSISVANAAVAWGRGYDACYLNPAAMTFETRPLAGAGYLYADANLRATHAPDPEYDATQGLSLGATIPLPFRGALRNRIAFGVGFFFPNGVVLDLLVPYPTEPQYVLQQNAGRSLAAVSALSILPIRGVAIGGGTQFYDNTSGQIDATVDAAGRVDATVGEELTTTFSPIAGLILSPAAWFEAMPDVRLAFVFRDKFATTYEIPVNSYIGDIPLEVGIRATSLYTPRHYVVGFAHVAPRWTAEIDAIHFEWSKYPDPNLDIQAEFTIPILPISFQDSQSIDPDFHDTTSVRAGGEWTFVSRDRWDARARAGYAWEPSPVPAQTGETNYLDGDRHVGAAGVAIGWRDADGRASRVDVGGQYHAVVPRKFQKNSGVDADNPGYPKLGVGGALWAAGVSFTASFDIEGIAP
- a CDS encoding outer membrane protein transport protein, whose protein sequence is MRMRRAIGLSILLAAFGVATNASANPFDTFGAGTRAIGMGGAYTAVSDDIAGLYHNPGALIQMSGLDIELAYHHASPRLRIADRDIDSDENSGVQFGLILTQRLAGRRLAFGANVFLPDDHVIRFQMLPRRQAQYVMFTNDNHVLVVNAGGGYEIIEGRLGLGAGLSVVGDNTGGVDLTLREDEPSAGSLDTKLKLIARPIVGIWGRPSPAWRVGFCYREKTDVKLDLPNNIHVPELGVFEDNRWNVLAESEITLIARSYSHFSPRMFALGVAFDALPRTTITLDETWRQWSQYHDPTVRLKLRIDGGLGQIVEIERQPPLESANFHDIFVTALGVEGRPIERPGATLAVRGGYIYSPTPAPHQHGPTNLVDTTSNTVSVGVGFTAKDPLDAIDEWSLNTYGRVMFLQEQTVEKSSDDDPVGDYTFGGYVPGFGASITAKF